One stretch of Heliomicrobium undosum DNA includes these proteins:
- the ispE gene encoding 4-(cytidine 5'-diphospho)-2-C-methyl-D-erythritol kinase — MPLLAPAKINLALDVLGRRADGYHQVVMVMQTISLVDRVTVDVNEGHSAIRLAGGTEEAPPDADNLVYRAAQLVRETAGLSYGVDIELEKVIPVAAGLAGGSSDAAATVKAMNRLFRLGWSDIEMEALLARLGSDIPFLVRGGTALATGRGEIVHRLPPAPAFWVVLVKPPFGASTPKVYKALGAPALPDRLPWPEAMTPETTPPGTASYRMIEALKTGDYGNLLAALGNDLEKVTLEWHPVLKEIKAQLTRLGCDRALMSGSGPTILGFSASEATARSVAAAMEEQWGPQQYRVLTARTLEREEADEWNVDCCR; from the coding sequence TTGCCTTTGCTGGCGCCAGCCAAAATCAACCTGGCCCTCGATGTGCTCGGCCGCCGCGCCGATGGGTACCATCAAGTGGTCATGGTCATGCAGACCATATCCCTCGTCGACAGGGTCACTGTCGACGTCAATGAGGGCCATTCGGCGATCCGTTTGGCCGGCGGGACCGAGGAGGCGCCGCCCGATGCGGATAACCTGGTCTACCGGGCTGCCCAGCTCGTCCGTGAGACCGCCGGCCTTTCCTACGGCGTCGACATCGAACTGGAAAAAGTGATTCCCGTGGCGGCCGGCCTGGCCGGCGGCAGTTCTGACGCGGCAGCGACGGTCAAGGCCATGAACCGCCTGTTCCGCCTCGGGTGGAGTGATATAGAGATGGAAGCCCTCTTGGCCCGCCTGGGATCGGACATCCCCTTTTTGGTGCGCGGAGGGACCGCCCTGGCGACGGGGCGGGGTGAGATCGTACATAGATTGCCCCCTGCGCCGGCCTTCTGGGTTGTCCTGGTCAAGCCGCCCTTCGGCGCCTCGACGCCCAAGGTCTACAAAGCGTTAGGCGCGCCGGCCCTGCCCGATCGGCTGCCCTGGCCGGAGGCGATGACACCGGAGACGACGCCGCCCGGCACGGCCTCTTACCGCATGATCGAGGCTTTGAAGACCGGCGACTACGGCAACCTGCTGGCGGCGCTCGGCAATGACCTGGAAAAGGTGACCTTGGAGTGGCACCCGGTCCTCAAAGAGATCAAAGCGCAATTGACGCGCCTCGGTTGTGATCGAGCGCTCATGTCAGGGAGCGGACCGACCATCCTCGGTTTTTCCGCATCGGAAGCGACGGCCCGTTCGGTGGCCGCAGCGATGGAAGAACAGTGGGGACCGCAACAATACCGGGTATTGACCGCCCGGACGCTGGAGCGAGAGGAGGCCGACGAATGGAACGTCGACTGTTGCCGATAA
- the ilvA gene encoding threonine ammonia-lyase, producing MSPEARQANALSLEDIRLAAGRLKGKLHHTPFERSATFSRLSGRDVWLKCENMQRTGSFKIRGAMNKILSLTEEERARGVIAASAGNHAQGVALGASLIGVPATIVMPKGAPLAKVEATRDYGAQVILHGDFYDEAYNHAQELMHRTGAVFIHAFDDPQVIAGQGTLGLEILEQMRPIGAFDGIVLPIGGGGLAGGLALAVKSHNPQMRIVGVQAESAPAMALSKELHVHTVVACKATIADGIAVSCPGNLTFGLIERLVDEIITVNDESIAKTVTLLLERSKLVVEGSGVIGLAALLEERVGRRGERWAALLSGGNIDISAIARIIEHGLVESGRRWEFRTTLPDRPGALQSLLAEVARGGANIITVIHDRLRPGLSLSQAEVIVALETRDQEHIGQLRAQLAERGFGVTDV from the coding sequence ATGTCGCCGGAAGCGAGGCAAGCGAACGCGCTGTCCCTGGAAGACATCCGCCTTGCCGCCGGGCGTTTGAAAGGCAAGCTGCACCACACCCCCTTCGAGCGGTCAGCCACCTTCAGCCGCCTCAGCGGACGTGATGTCTGGCTGAAATGCGAGAACATGCAGCGGACGGGCTCCTTCAAAATCCGGGGCGCCATGAACAAGATCCTCAGCCTGACCGAAGAGGAACGCGCGCGAGGGGTGATCGCCGCGTCTGCCGGCAACCATGCCCAGGGAGTGGCCCTCGGCGCATCCCTGATCGGTGTGCCGGCGACCATCGTCATGCCCAAAGGGGCGCCCCTGGCCAAGGTGGAAGCCACCCGCGATTACGGCGCCCAGGTCATCCTCCATGGCGATTTCTATGACGAAGCCTACAATCACGCACAGGAACTGATGCATCGAACCGGCGCCGTCTTCATCCACGCTTTTGACGACCCCCAGGTCATCGCCGGCCAGGGGACGCTCGGGCTGGAGATCCTGGAACAGATGCGTCCGATCGGCGCCTTTGACGGCATCGTGCTCCCTATCGGCGGCGGCGGCCTGGCCGGCGGCCTGGCGCTGGCCGTCAAAAGCCACAATCCTCAGATGCGCATCGTCGGCGTCCAGGCCGAGTCGGCGCCGGCCATGGCCCTCTCCAAGGAACTGCATGTCCACACGGTCGTCGCCTGCAAGGCCACCATCGCCGATGGCATCGCCGTCTCTTGCCCCGGCAACCTCACCTTCGGCCTCATTGAACGTCTCGTCGATGAGATCATCACCGTCAATGACGAATCGATCGCCAAGACGGTGACCCTGCTGCTGGAACGCTCGAAGCTGGTCGTCGAGGGATCGGGCGTCATCGGGCTGGCGGCCCTCCTGGAGGAGCGCGTCGGCCGGCGGGGGGAGCGATGGGCGGCGCTGCTCTCCGGCGGCAACATCGACATCTCGGCCATCGCCCGCATCATCGAGCACGGCCTCGTCGAGAGCGGCCGGCGCTGGGAGTTCCGCACCACTTTGCCCGACCGTCCCGGCGCGCTGCAAAGCCTCCTGGCCGAGGTGGCCAGGGGCGGCGCCAACATCATCACCGTCATCCATGACCGCCTGCGGCCCGGCTTGTCCCTCAGTCAGGCCGAGGTGATCGTCGCTTTAGAGACGAGGGACCAGGAACATATCGGGCAATTGAGGGCGCAACTGGCCGAGCGGGGATTCGGCGTCACCGATGTCTAG
- a CDS encoding ferritin family protein, which produces MRTKENILKALVYEQAAYYNYRKFADEAKKDGLDDAAELFYDLAGQEMDHKNRLLGQLKNLVPKDLTRGKRKFAVLSNPTAHSGSPED; this is translated from the coding sequence GTGCGCACGAAGGAAAACATCCTGAAAGCCCTCGTCTACGAGCAGGCGGCATACTACAACTACCGCAAGTTTGCCGACGAAGCGAAAAAAGACGGCCTCGATGATGCGGCCGAATTGTTTTACGACCTGGCCGGGCAGGAGATGGACCACAAGAATCGACTGTTGGGCCAGTTGAAAAACCTGGTTCCCAAGGACCTGACACGGGGAAAGCGAAAGTTTGCCGTCTTGTCCAATCCAACCGCTCATTCCGGTTCGCCGGAAGATTGA
- the spoVG gene encoding septation regulator SpoVG, with protein sequence MTITDVRVRKVNLEGKMKAIVSVTFDNAFVVHDVKVVEGQKGLFVAMPSRRTPEGEYRDIAHPISAKAREQISVAVLNAYQDAVASAIA encoded by the coding sequence ATGACTATCACCGATGTCCGCGTCAGAAAAGTGAATTTGGAAGGTAAAATGAAAGCGATTGTCTCCGTCACCTTCGACAACGCCTTTGTCGTCCATGACGTAAAAGTGGTTGAAGGACAAAAGGGGCTTTTTGTCGCCATGCCGAGCCGGCGGACGCCGGAAGGGGAATACCGCGACATTGCCCACCCGATCTCGGCGAAAGCGCGCGAACAGATTTCCGTTGCCGTGCTGAACGCCTATCAGGACGCCGTTGCCAGTGCGATTGCATAA
- a CDS encoding nucleotidyltransferase family protein, protein MDALVLAAGPNNGRLRSCHEASMEALIPIGRRPMVDYVVQALRHCREIDRIVVVGPLTLSDYYLEDHRVTVVAGGKDPIESLQCGLAALAVPADQLLVVTGDLPLLTPQVLEAFLHACRSREGDVFYPVVRREDCERRYPDVRRTYVRLQEGWVTGGNLFLVRPAVIPRALTRARRFVRLRKSPLALSRLLGWPFLIRFLLRQLTITQVEARVSELFHLRAVGVLSNSPELGIDVDKPSDLELVRRCLAGLSS, encoded by the coding sequence ATGGATGCCTTGGTCCTAGCGGCGGGTCCGAACAACGGGCGGCTCCGTTCCTGCCATGAGGCGTCCATGGAGGCCCTCATCCCCATCGGGCGGCGTCCCATGGTCGATTACGTCGTACAGGCCTTGCGCCATTGCCGGGAGATCGACCGCATCGTTGTCGTCGGACCGCTGACTTTGAGCGACTATTATCTTGAGGATCACCGGGTGACCGTCGTCGCCGGCGGGAAAGACCCCATCGAGAGCTTGCAATGCGGTTTGGCGGCCCTCGCTGTTCCGGCGGATCAGCTCCTGGTCGTCACCGGCGATCTGCCGCTGCTCACGCCACAAGTCCTTGAGGCCTTTCTTCATGCCTGCCGGTCTCGGGAAGGCGATGTCTTCTACCCTGTCGTCCGGCGTGAGGATTGTGAACGGCGATATCCCGATGTCCGGCGCACCTACGTGCGCCTCCAAGAGGGATGGGTGACCGGCGGAAACCTGTTTCTCGTTCGTCCGGCCGTCATTCCTAGGGCCTTGACGCGTGCCCGGCGCTTTGTCCGCCTGCGCAAAAGCCCGCTGGCCCTAAGCCGCCTCTTAGGCTGGCCCTTTCTCATCCGTTTTCTCCTCCGGCAGTTGACCATCACCCAGGTGGAGGCCAGGGTGTCCGAACTGTTCCATTTGCGCGCCGTCGGCGTTCTATCGAACAGCCCGGAACTCGGCATCGACGTGGACAAACCGTCCGACCTGGAGTTGGTCCGGCGATGTCTGGCCGGGTTATCGAGCTAA
- a CDS encoding putative amidoligase domain-containing protein, with the protein MSLKNLVDEVNHVDLLVLHPNRLSARRLADALGCRHGLDCPIPPPEGLIRFGAAKGVEGSRFTVNPRAAVIALRDPAALYRLHRLPYGARKGAGRTLTIHVVDGQVIALSSSNTFSRLERQKCMGMALRALYLAGADFGAVSLAVPVRGTPRVTKVTTAPLLTPELAAAYARAIIPLIERKRGGSERWEIAADPASATGEASVADVMLGADPEFMFKHSRSGKLVPANRFFQTDGPIGCDRRKAIAEIRPDPKTAARDLTQAIGALLAGAAAKVRKKPVRMLAGAMPLSQFPIGGHIHFGGLPLTFPILRALDNYLLIPLFLVERGDAAIRRRKYYGYIGDVRLKGPGRFEYRSPSSWLVSPAITLATLSLAKLIVEQVVLLPRNLFSDREAIEAFYAGDKEYFRRRVAGLRQDLESLPGYGAVAGDISPLWRMIDEGREWDDEADLRQVWRIET; encoded by the coding sequence ATGTCACTTAAAAATCTTGTCGACGAGGTGAACCACGTGGACCTGCTCGTCCTTCACCCCAACCGGCTGTCGGCGCGGCGCCTAGCCGACGCGCTGGGCTGCAGGCATGGCCTCGACTGTCCAATCCCGCCGCCGGAGGGGCTGATCCGTTTTGGCGCGGCCAAGGGAGTGGAGGGGAGCCGGTTCACTGTCAACCCTCGCGCCGCCGTCATAGCCCTGCGCGACCCGGCGGCGCTCTACCGGCTTCACCGTCTCCCTTACGGGGCGCGCAAGGGAGCCGGGCGGACCTTGACGATCCATGTCGTCGACGGTCAGGTAATCGCCCTTTCGAGCAGCAACACCTTTTCCCGGTTAGAACGACAAAAATGTATGGGCATGGCCCTGCGGGCGCTGTACCTGGCAGGAGCCGATTTCGGCGCCGTCAGCCTGGCTGTGCCCGTCCGCGGCACCCCCCGCGTGACCAAGGTGACGACGGCGCCGCTGCTCACGCCAGAACTGGCTGCGGCCTACGCCCGGGCGATCATACCACTGATCGAGAGGAAGCGTGGCGGATCGGAACGGTGGGAAATCGCGGCGGATCCGGCGTCCGCAACAGGCGAGGCGTCCGTTGCGGACGTCATGCTTGGCGCAGATCCGGAGTTCATGTTCAAGCACAGCCGTTCCGGCAAACTCGTCCCAGCCAACCGTTTTTTTCAAACAGACGGACCTATCGGCTGTGACCGGCGCAAAGCCATCGCCGAGATCCGGCCCGACCCGAAGACAGCGGCGCGCGACCTGACCCAGGCCATCGGCGCCCTGCTGGCCGGGGCGGCTGCAAAGGTGCGCAAAAAGCCGGTGCGCATGCTGGCCGGCGCCATGCCCTTATCTCAGTTTCCCATCGGCGGGCACATTCACTTCGGCGGTCTTCCGCTCACCTTCCCCATCCTGCGCGCCCTCGACAATTACCTGTTGATCCCGCTCTTTCTCGTCGAACGAGGCGATGCAGCAATCCGGCGGCGCAAGTATTACGGATATATCGGTGATGTGCGACTCAAAGGACCGGGCCGCTTTGAGTACCGCTCCCCTTCCAGTTGGCTCGTCTCGCCGGCGATCACCCTGGCCACCTTAAGCCTGGCCAAGTTGATCGTCGAACAGGTCGTTCTCCTGCCCCGCAACCTCTTTTCCGACCGCGAGGCCATTGAGGCCTTCTACGCCGGCGACAAGGAGTACTTCCGCCGCCGCGTCGCCGGGCTGCGCCAGGATCTGGAGTCTCTCCCCGGTTATGGGGCGGTGGCCGGCGACATCTCGCCCTTATGGCGGATGATCGATGAAGGCCGGGAGTGGGACGATGAAGCGGACCTGCGCCAGGTCTGGCGGATCGAAACGTAG
- a CDS encoding flagellar protein FlaG: MSIQSVNAPAPFLSNATPNGSPAMQNGVQTATAAVMEDETEKAVVAAQTVQAAQTAQSQPAQSLQPAPISKDALTKKMEETNAFLQSINTDLRFRWHEKAEQLMVEVYDHRNDKVLKTFPPKEFLDTLAKIRDYVGSLIDKKV; encoded by the coding sequence ATGAGTATTCAGAGCGTTAACGCGCCGGCGCCCTTTTTGTCCAATGCCACGCCAAATGGGTCGCCGGCAATGCAGAACGGTGTCCAGACCGCTACAGCGGCGGTCATGGAGGACGAAACCGAAAAAGCGGTTGTAGCCGCGCAAACCGTCCAAGCCGCCCAAACAGCCCAGTCCCAGCCCGCCCAGTCCCTCCAACCGGCACCTATCTCGAAAGACGCCTTGACGAAAAAGATGGAAGAGACGAATGCCTTTTTGCAGTCGATTAACACGGATCTCCGGTTCCGCTGGCACGAAAAAGCGGAGCAGTTGATGGTGGAGGTCTATGACCACCGGAACGACAAGGTGTTAAAGACATTCCCGCCGAAGGAGTTCCTGGACACCCTGGCAAAAATCCGCGATTATGTAGGCTCTCTCATCGACAAAAAAGTGTGA
- a CDS encoding ribose-phosphate diphosphokinase produces the protein MSFFNKKLKIFTGNANPALAEEIAEYLGVQVGAAKVKSFSDGEIQMEIDESVRGADVFVVQPTCYPVNENIMELLIMVDALRRASARRITAVLPYYGYARQDRKVRARAPISAKLVANILTAAGARRVVTMDLHAGQIQGFFDIPVDHLPGVPILAEYFLNKGLHDIVVVSPDLGGVTRARDLAERIGASLAIIDKRRPEPNVSEVMNVIGDIEGKTVVITDDIIDTAGTIVNGAKALLERGAREVYTCATHGVLSGPAIERIQNSPIKEMILTNTIPLPPEKRIDKIQVLSVAPLLGEAIIRIHEDLSVSKLFD, from the coding sequence ATGTCCTTTTTCAATAAAAAATTAAAAATCTTCACGGGTAACGCCAACCCGGCGCTGGCTGAAGAGATTGCCGAATACCTGGGGGTCCAGGTGGGCGCGGCGAAGGTCAAGAGCTTCAGCGACGGCGAGATTCAGATGGAGATCGATGAGAGTGTCCGCGGCGCCGATGTCTTCGTCGTCCAGCCGACCTGCTATCCTGTCAATGAAAACATCATGGAACTGCTGATCATGGTGGACGCCTTGCGCCGCGCCTCAGCGCGGCGGATCACCGCTGTTCTACCTTATTATGGGTACGCCCGGCAGGACCGGAAGGTGCGTGCCCGGGCGCCGATTTCGGCGAAACTGGTGGCCAATATTCTGACGGCCGCCGGCGCCCGCCGCGTCGTCACAATGGACCTCCATGCCGGCCAGATCCAGGGCTTCTTCGATATCCCCGTCGACCACCTGCCCGGTGTGCCCATCCTGGCCGAGTACTTCCTCAACAAGGGGCTCCATGACATCGTTGTCGTCTCGCCGGACTTGGGTGGGGTGACCCGGGCGCGGGACCTGGCCGAACGGATCGGCGCCTCCCTGGCCATCATCGACAAGCGCCGCCCCGAGCCGAACGTCTCTGAGGTCATGAACGTCATCGGCGACATTGAAGGCAAGACCGTCGTCATCACCGACGACATCATCGACACGGCCGGCACCATCGTCAACGGCGCCAAGGCCCTCTTGGAGCGGGGCGCCCGCGAGGTCTACACCTGCGCCACCCACGGCGTCCTGTCGGGACCGGCCATCGAGCGCATCCAGAACTCGCCCATCAAAGAGATGATCCTGACCAACACGATCCCCCTGCCGCCGGAAAAGCGGATCGACAAGATCCAGGTCCTCTCCGTCGCGCCGCTGCTCGGCGAGGCGATCATCCGCATCCACGAGGATCTGTCGGTCAGCAAGCTTTTCGACTAA
- a CDS encoding TolB-like translocation protein, with amino-acid sequence MRRRAAFSVLWLMMGISLLLAGCGLSTAKGTQVDHSGAGADGNRQGQPAIVEIDFVRESTDYFVLAEWMSEERLAVGIQEADSEIIKVFAYDLSSNKRWLLFEGKTSRDDLRVKRLNEKRAALFTAEKILLLNTEDPSIHQEIPLPKGVTQPDISYREDKVCYIGKEGLYVSDAKFQQPRLLLERKEWVEDERGQWRRVPNRGPGMRLEAPVFPRWSYDDQKILYRRAEYEGYGGVGVIKPDGSGAQYFEVNDLSYAYWLKDSVGILCGRHVVGEPAAYLVDTAKHQIKTIDDKGDKREPRLGKNDEQIIYSGVLQPGEPGNYLPQLVLMDLKTGATKPFSPVFHSIDSFALSPSGDKVIVVENTSLPQGGVKQKLWCVAAEGPQALEGIKPMEAGKKVTQRDVDQGKRLNERHFQASHDGNATAANASKKGPKTPGTIF; translated from the coding sequence ATGAGAAGAAGAGCCGCCTTTTCTGTTCTATGGCTGATGATGGGAATTTCGCTGTTGTTGGCCGGATGCGGACTCTCGACGGCCAAAGGGACGCAGGTGGATCATTCCGGCGCGGGTGCTGACGGGAATCGACAAGGGCAGCCGGCGATTGTAGAGATTGATTTTGTCAGAGAGTCGACCGATTATTTCGTCCTCGCCGAATGGATGAGCGAGGAGAGACTGGCCGTCGGTATCCAGGAAGCAGACAGCGAGATCATCAAGGTCTTTGCCTATGACCTGAGCAGCAATAAACGATGGCTCCTGTTCGAAGGAAAGACGTCGAGGGACGACCTTCGCGTAAAGAGGCTCAATGAAAAACGGGCGGCTCTATTCACCGCAGAAAAAATACTCCTGCTCAATACAGAGGACCCCTCGATTCATCAGGAGATCCCCCTTCCCAAGGGGGTCACTCAACCAGACATCTCTTACAGGGAAGACAAGGTCTGTTATATCGGAAAAGAGGGCCTGTACGTTTCCGATGCGAAGTTTCAGCAGCCGCGATTGCTGTTGGAACGCAAGGAATGGGTCGAAGACGAACGGGGCCAATGGCGGCGTGTGCCAAACCGGGGGCCGGGGATGCGGTTGGAAGCGCCCGTATTTCCCAGGTGGTCCTACGACGATCAAAAAATCCTCTACAGGAGGGCTGAATACGAAGGCTATGGCGGTGTCGGAGTCATCAAGCCTGATGGATCTGGGGCGCAGTACTTTGAGGTAAACGACCTCTCCTACGCTTATTGGTTGAAGGACAGCGTGGGAATCCTTTGTGGAAGGCATGTTGTCGGCGAGCCGGCTGCTTATTTGGTCGATACGGCGAAGCATCAAATCAAAACGATTGATGACAAGGGCGATAAGAGGGAGCCCCGGTTGGGCAAAAATGACGAGCAGATCATCTATTCAGGGGTTTTACAGCCGGGCGAGCCTGGAAACTACCTGCCCCAACTGGTCCTCATGGACCTGAAAACAGGCGCAACGAAGCCGTTCAGCCCTGTCTTTCATTCGATTGATTCCTTTGCCCTGTCCCCCTCCGGCGATAAGGTCATCGTTGTTGAGAACACCAGCCTTCCCCAGGGCGGTGTCAAGCAGAAGTTGTGGTGTGTCGCAGCGGAAGGCCCGCAGGCGCTAGAAGGGATAAAGCCTATGGAAGCAGGGAAAAAGGTGACACAACGGGATGTTGACCAAGGAAAGCGGTTGAATGAGCGGCACTTTCAAGCATCGCATGACGGTAACGCAACTGCCGCGAATGCTTCCAAGAAGGGACCGAAAACGCCTGGGACTATCTTCTGA
- a CDS encoding GntR family transcriptional regulator, whose amino-acid sequence MERRLLPIKLDNYRPLRDIVFENLREAIITGVLRPGERLMEIQLAEEMGVSRTPVREAIRKLELEGFVVMVPRKGAYVSNISVKDITDVFELRAALESLAAGLAAQRITEDETEQMERLLVKTMSCFEEDNLNDLVETDIDFHDMVYRASRNQRLVQIINNLREQLRRFRTTSLSHPGRMREAWEEHRKLVEAIADRNVTLAQSLAWEHIENAENSMLEAMGVVKQKLQS is encoded by the coding sequence ATGGAACGTCGACTGTTGCCGATAAAACTGGACAACTACCGCCCCCTGCGCGATATCGTCTTTGAAAACCTGCGCGAGGCCATCATCACGGGGGTGTTACGGCCGGGGGAACGGCTGATGGAGATCCAATTGGCCGAGGAGATGGGCGTCAGCCGGACACCGGTTCGCGAAGCCATCCGCAAGTTGGAACTGGAAGGCTTTGTTGTCATGGTTCCGCGCAAGGGCGCTTATGTTTCCAATATTTCGGTCAAAGATATAACCGATGTCTTTGAATTGCGGGCGGCCCTGGAATCGCTGGCGGCCGGCCTGGCGGCCCAGCGGATCACCGAAGACGAGACGGAGCAGATGGAACGGCTCCTCGTCAAGACCATGTCCTGCTTTGAAGAGGACAACCTCAATGATCTGGTGGAAACAGACATCGATTTTCACGACATGGTCTACCGGGCCAGCCGGAATCAGCGGCTCGTTCAGATCATCAACAACCTGCGCGAGCAGTTGCGCCGGTTCCGCACCACCTCCCTCAGCCACCCCGGCCGTATGCGCGAGGCCTGGGAGGAACACCGCAAGCTCGTCGAGGCCATCGCCGACCGCAACGTTACCCTGGCCCAGTCGCTGGCCTGGGAGCACATCGAGAACGCCGAGAACAGCATGCTGGAAGCGATGGGCGTGGTGAAGCAGAAACTGCAATCGTAG
- a CDS encoding 4Fe-4S binding protein: MTERLQPRRPPFDVTSCRGSASCAGDAPGRGGGCPHMILDPGDLAGRISVLLRRRLNAHQSHSAHNVLRVALSGCPNSCSQPQIRDFGLQARSPVEITESPCLYCGACIDACPERFVELTDAGPRFSDDCLSCGRCVKACPSGTLRNGAPGWTLLAGGKLGRIPRLAVPIGHYLDDDDVMERIEAILTAYLDADEGEEAEKDDTERRTAQRARVNPRKPGERLRTWLDRTKWAANLPAVTGKVLAEQTTDLRGKQKTSLG, from the coding sequence ATGACGGAACGTCTTCAACCCCGCCGGCCGCCTTTTGATGTCACTTCCTGCCGCGGCAGCGCATCCTGCGCAGGCGACGCTCCCGGCCGTGGCGGCGGCTGCCCCCATATGATTTTGGACCCCGGCGATCTGGCGGGGCGCATCTCTGTGCTGCTGCGCCGGCGCCTCAACGCTCACCAGTCGCATTCGGCCCATAACGTCCTGCGGGTCGCTCTCTCCGGTTGCCCCAACAGTTGCTCCCAGCCTCAGATCCGGGACTTCGGCCTGCAGGCGCGCTCACCTGTGGAGATCACCGAAAGCCCCTGCCTCTACTGCGGCGCCTGTATCGACGCATGCCCGGAGCGGTTCGTCGAATTGACGGACGCTGGTCCCCGTTTTTCCGACGACTGCCTTTCCTGCGGACGCTGTGTCAAGGCCTGTCCCTCAGGCACGTTGCGCAACGGCGCGCCGGGCTGGACCCTGCTGGCCGGCGGCAAACTAGGCCGCATCCCCCGACTGGCCGTGCCGATCGGCCATTATCTGGATGATGACGACGTCATGGAGCGGATCGAGGCCATCCTCACCGCGTACTTAGATGCGGATGAGGGCGAAGAGGCGGAAAAGGACGATACGGAAAGGAGAACGGCGCAGCGCGCGCGAGTAAATCCGAGGAAACCGGGAGAGCGCCTGCGGACCTGGCTGGACCGGACGAAATGGGCGGCCAATCTTCCAGCCGTTACAGGCAAGGTTCTAGCGGAACAGACAACCGACTTGCGAGGGAAACAAAAAACAAGCCTGGGATAG
- the glmU gene encoding bifunctional UDP-N-acetylglucosamine diphosphorylase/glucosamine-1-phosphate N-acetyltransferase GlmU, with protein MHKRTAVVLAAGKGTRMKSRQPKVLHEVAGQPMICHVLDALTDCDVEQPVVVIGHGGEAVRQRLGNRARYAWQQEQLGTGHAVMMARPEVPEEVETVMVLCGDTPLLTGATLSALWETHEQSGAMGTVLTAVINDPKGYGRILRDDAGHVTAIVEEKDADEKQKAIREINAGTYCFDRAALFAALDAITPANAQGEYYLTDVLAIFRQRGGVVVAHTLQDEREILGINSRVQLAEAESVLQDRMRRKWMDAGVTLIDPPSVFFHSKAAVGADTIIYPQTIIEGETVIGEGCRLGPATRICDSRIGDNVVIQNSVVLDSRIGDDCAVGPFAYLRPGTCLAEEVKVGDFVEIKKSVIGKGSKVPHLSYVGDATVGEGVNIGAGTITCNYDGKHKHVTTIEDGAFIGSNTNLVAPVTVGAHALIGAGSTITKDVPAGALAVERSHMKIKENFLGRKHKGSQ; from the coding sequence ATGCATAAGCGGACGGCTGTCGTCCTGGCTGCAGGGAAAGGGACCCGCATGAAATCCCGCCAGCCGAAAGTGCTTCATGAGGTTGCCGGCCAGCCGATGATTTGTCATGTCCTTGATGCCCTCACCGACTGTGACGTTGAGCAGCCGGTTGTCGTCATCGGTCATGGCGGAGAAGCGGTGCGGCAGCGCCTAGGGAACCGGGCGCGCTATGCCTGGCAGCAGGAACAGTTGGGCACCGGTCACGCGGTCATGATGGCCCGGCCCGAGGTACCCGAAGAAGTGGAGACGGTGATGGTCCTTTGCGGTGACACGCCGCTGCTCACCGGCGCCACCCTGTCGGCCCTCTGGGAGACCCACGAACAGTCGGGGGCCATGGGCACCGTGTTGACAGCGGTGATCAACGACCCGAAGGGGTACGGACGGATTCTTCGGGATGATGCCGGCCATGTGACGGCCATCGTCGAGGAAAAAGACGCCGACGAGAAGCAAAAAGCGATCCGGGAGATCAACGCAGGCACCTATTGCTTTGACCGGGCGGCCCTCTTCGCCGCCCTTGATGCGATCACCCCGGCCAACGCCCAGGGTGAATACTACCTGACTGATGTGCTGGCCATCTTCCGCCAGCGGGGCGGGGTTGTGGTCGCCCACACCTTGCAGGACGAAAGGGAGATCCTCGGGATCAACTCGCGGGTGCAGCTCGCTGAAGCCGAGTCGGTCCTCCAGGACCGGATGCGCCGCAAGTGGATGGACGCCGGCGTGACCCTGATCGATCCCCCATCGGTGTTTTTCCACTCCAAGGCGGCCGTCGGCGCCGATACCATCATTTATCCCCAGACGATCATTGAAGGGGAGACGGTCATCGGCGAAGGCTGCCGGCTAGGTCCGGCGACGCGGATATGTGACAGCCGGATCGGAGACAATGTAGTGATCCAAAACTCGGTCGTGCTCGACAGCCGGATCGGCGATGACTGCGCCGTCGGCCCCTTCGCCTACCTGCGCCCGGGGACATGCCTGGCCGAGGAGGTCAAGGTGGGCGACTTCGTGGAGATCAAGAAGTCGGTCATCGGCAAGGGCTCCAAGGTGCCCCATCTCAGCTACGTGGGCGATGCCACCGTCGGCGAAGGCGTCAACATCGGCGCCGGCACGATCACCTGCAACTACGACGGAAAACATAAACATGTCACCACCATCGAAGACGGAGCTTTTATCGGTTCTAACACCAACCTGGTGGCGCCGGTCACCGTCGGCGCCCATGCGCTGATCGGGGCGGGATCGACCATCACCAAAGACGTCCCCGCCGGCGCGCTGGCGGTGGAACGTTCCCACATGAAGATCAAAGAGAACTTTCTCGGCCGGAAGCACAAGGGCTCGCAGTGA